The following proteins are encoded in a genomic region of Oryza brachyantha chromosome 11, ObraRS2, whole genome shotgun sequence:
- the LOC102721320 gene encoding cell division cycle-associated 7-like protein, with amino-acid sequence MVSTRGVPAGEGAAPAAQKRRGRPPKAPPAPAAEEPRSPVSPLVVAAAESPAEGYEREREARIRENMERMQKLGILDLASRFNRSASGFAGGGSGSGRGRRKAPVAPGSVGAVKTKPASPSPARRSLRLKSIEPVSYCEIRTKRDKDIEGGNSVVIEVGSKEEVYTEEHDKLLGTIVEPWTLFVDGYGKDGKRIYDQVRGQTCHQCRQKTLGHHTRCCKCQIVQGQYCGDCLYMRYGENVLEAKNNPNWICPVCRGICNCSICRTKKGWFPTGCAYRKVVSLGYKSVAHYLIATQRASVNPGDSSSADSNKVAATTKSEASSASENAPVSKDNQDNTELSSKAVQVKEADHQVNNNPTDDSDKDDSRSESVVTSDSQDCQVNLEHGCATPSKPCGPKKRKLVERSPDCVASRLRSHSNRS; translated from the exons ATGGTGAGCACGCGGGGGGTGCCCGCCGGGGAGggggccgcgccggcggcgcagaAGCGTCGGGGACGGCCACCGAAGGCACccccggctccggcggcggaggagccgaGGAGCCCGGTGTCGccgctggtggtggcggcggcggagtcgccGGCGGAAGGGTACgagcgggagagggaggcgaggaTCCGGGAGAACATGGAGCGGATGCAGAAGCTGGGGATACTCGATCTCGCCAGCCGCTTCAACCGGTCCGCGAGCgggttcgccggcggcgggagcgggagcggtcgcgggaggaggaaggcgccCGTGGCGCCGGGCTCCGTCGGTGCGGTGAAGACCAAGCCTGCGTCCCCGTCTCCCGCACGTCGGTCCCTCAG GCTGAAGAGCATAGAGCCTGTTAGCTACTGTGAAATTCGGACAAAAAGGGATAAGGATATTGAAGGTGGAAACTCTGTTGTAATTGAGGTTGGGTCTAAGGAGGAAGTTTACACAGAAGAGCATGATAAGCTTTTAGGTACTATTGTGGAACCCTGGACTCTCTTTGTGGATGGCTATGGGAAAGATGGTAAGCGCATTTATGATCAAGTGAGGGGCCAAACCTGTCATCAGTGCCG GCAGAAAACTCTTGGCCATCATACAAGGTGCTGTAAATGCCAGATTGTCCAGGGGCAGTACTGTGGAGATTGTCTGTACATGAG ATATGGTGAGAATGTGCTGGAAGCAAAGAATAATCCTAATTGGATATGTCCAGTTTGTCGTGGTATTTGCAATTGCAGCATATGCAGAACTAAAAAGGGGTGGTTTCCAACTGGTTGTGCGTATAGAAAG GTTGTCAGCCTTGGGTACAAGTCGGTGGCTCACTACCTCATCGCAACACAACGTGCATCAGTTAACCCTGGAGACTCAAGCTCAGCTGATTCAAACAAGGTGGCAGCTACTACCAAATCAGAAGCCTCGTCCGCATCTGAAAATGCTCCAGTTTCTAAGGACAATCAGGATAACACAGAACTGAGCAGCAAAGCTGTCCAGGTCAAAGAGGCCGACCACCAAGTGAATAACAACCCCACTGATGACAGCGACAAGGATGACAGCAGGAGCGAGTCTGTGGTGACATCTGATTCTCAGGATTGTCAGGTTAATCTAGAGCATGGGTGTGCCACTCCATCCAAGCCATGTGGTCCAAAGAAGAGAAAGCTGGTCGAACGGAGCCCTGACTGTGTTGCGAGCAGACTGAGGTCTCATTCCAACAGATCATGA